catggagatatatgtatgtgctgattgtgatcgtagcattgaatagtgtttttttgtcggtatttattgcattgttcatgtgcctgacattccggaagcctgcctgtgaggttttggtgacgtgtccgcactgctcgccggtctccgctccgcgcggGTCtgctgggctccgctccgcctgtggcagtagacctccatgtcagttgtgtaaactttcattacgccttcgcgcagcgcattttaaaggcgaggacaggggctcatttgattggttaaatgtgaattggctgtgtcaaacccactccacgccttctctcctcccttgcgccggtaggagggacggcggagtacttgcgccaccgagaacggcgtgacaaacttggaaaatccgcctggccacacccagttggcgaagcgcatctgcgctacgcccccgcctcgccaggtctgcgaaactagagcccattgtGTCATGAATGgaaaatcaagtgaaaatgtcagatgaaGCTGATAAAGCAATTGTTACAGATTTCATAATTATAAAACCTAAGCTATACAGTGTGATAAAGTTGGGCACACCAACATGGCGTCGTGGTGTCTTTAATTTTCGTCACGTCATCAGCAATCCAGTTTTTATTATAGATCAAATGGCAGTATGTATGACACATTTGCATACATGCTGTACTAACATTTTATCCCTAACACCTACTGTAAGGTCTGCAAGGGGTATTAACCTTTGTCAAAAcatgtattttcaaaaatgttatcTCCAAAGTAATTGACATACATGATGCTGTAAGTGAGCGGGAGTCACACAATTGGCAATGCAACCTAGCTAGCTGAGCTTTATGGCAACTATTAACACAgtgtgaacatgtttttttagaGTCAGAATTTTGCATGAATAATAAATGACTCTATAACAGCTTCCTGATGCAGTAACCCAGTCAGGGCCTGCTTGTCCACTAACCACTAATGAACTGGGTAGATTCCATGGGATAGGGAATGTGTTGACCAGAAATGTTGGCATCACTCACATTTAGTATAACATCACATTTAGAATAACATCCTGTAATTGATGTGatctgttgtttatttgttcagaAAGTCTTGCTGACTGCCAGCATGAACTTCAAGTCAATCTGAAGAGGAAGTTTCAGGATTTGTTTGAGGGAATcacagatgaagaggagaggccaacacctctgaatcagatctacacagagctgtacatcacagagggagggagtggagaggtCAATActgaacatgaggtcagacagattgaaacagcatccaggaaaccagacacaccagaaacaaaaatcacatgtgtGGACATCTTCAAACCTGGAAGAGATAAACCAATccgaacagtgatgacaaagggagtggctggcattggaaaaacagtcttaacacggaagttcactctggactgggctgaaggcaaagccaaccagcatgtccacttcacatttccattcactttcagagacctgaatctgctgaaagggaaaaagttcagcttggtgcaacttcttcatcactattttactgagacaaaaaaagcaGGAATCAGAAGATTTGAAAAggtccaggttgtgttgatctttgacggcctggatgagtgtagacttcctctggacttcaagaacaaccagatcctgactgatgttacagagtcgaCCTCAGTGgatgttctgctgacaaacctcatcaaggggaacctgcttccctctgctcgcctctggataactacacgacctgcagcagccaatcagatccctcgtGGGTGTGTTGACATGTTTACAGaagtgagaggcttcactgaccaaCAGAAgcaggaatacttcaggaagagattcaaaGACAagaagcaggccagcagaatcatctcccacatcaagaagtcacgaagcctccacatcatgtgccacatcccagtcttctgctggatcactgctacagttctggaggacgtgtggAAAATCAGTGAGAGAGGGGACCTGCCCAaaaccctgactgagatgtacatccacttcctgctggttcagtccaaagtgcacaATGTCAAGTATCATGAGAAAGAAGAGACAGATCCACTCTGGACTACAGAGACCAAGGAGATGATCCTGTcactgggaaaactggcttttgagcagctggagaaaggcaacctgatcttctacaAAGCAGACCTGGCAAAGTGTGGTATTGATATCaaagcagcctcagtgtactcaggagtcttcacacagatctttaaaaagGAGTATGGGCTGTATAAAAAagaggttttctgcttcgtccatctgagcattcaggagtttctggctgctctttatgtctttttgtcattcatcaactctggtgtcaatctgctgtcagaggaACAATCAACCGCCTGGTGGCCTACAGTATTCAACCACAAACCTAAGCTTGAACACCTTCACCAAAgagctgtggacaaggccttacagagtcccaATGGACACCTTGACTTGTTCCTTCGCTTCCTCATGGGCCTTgcactgcagaccaatcagactctcctagaaggcctgatgacacagacaggaagtagctcacagacaaatcagaaaacaattcagtacatcaaggagaagatcagggacaatccctctccagagagaatcatcaacctgttccactgtctgaatgagctgaatgaccattctctagtggaggagatccaacagtacctgagatcaggacatctctccacagaggaactctctccttctcaatggtcagctctggtcttcatcttactgtcatcagagcAAGATCTGGaagtgtttgacctgaagaagtactctgcttcagaggaggctcttctgaggctgctgccagtggtcaaagcctccaagaaatctgtgtaggtccATAGATAACTGGATATATTAAATACATGATACTTTCTATGCAAAagttaaagtttaaaaagtttaaagttattattttcatctttacctcctcttcaggctgagtggctgtaatctgtcagagagaagctgtgaagcTCTGGCcccagttctcagctcccagtcctctagtctgagagagctggacctgagtaacaacgatctgcacgattcaggagtgaagctgctctctgttggattggagagtccacactgcagactggaggctctcaggtcaggatttcTCAACACATGACCTGTTAAATCTTGCTTAACATGCAGCTTAATATGCTGAATAGATAATGTCAGTGTATCTGATTCCAGTTTAATGTGTAATCTGTTTGATATATTGCTGTTGTTACTGATGTTTCTCACGGATTTGTTATGCTATTTCTGTTTACATTGCAATTCAGTTTTTATGACAACTTTCTAAACTGATTTGGTCCTATTCCTGTGAAACTGACAACAGCACAGGTAATTTAAAGATCCAAAGGATCTTTAAAAAACTCCCCTGTGTCAGCCTTGAGATTAAAttcatatagtggtatttgctgctccatgccAGTGTATACATTCACCATGGTCTGTGAACTCCTTTCACTATCAATAATGACAGTTTCTCTGGGAAtgtactgctccaaaattaATGAAGCAGatacagactggaaaacaacacatttctgagCAGTcacccaaagctgaaaaaaatattttcaaggtTGCACAACAATATGTATTCGTTTTGGTTTCATTTAAGCACACTCTTTTCAGTCAGCTGGCCTCTAAAATGGTGGAACTATTTTATGCTGCAGCACCATCACTCAGTGGTAGTCCATTCCCATTATCAACCTATAGAGAATCCGTTTTAGAAAAACTTCTCTATTACCCAGCCAAACCCAAAAAATTGTTGTCTTAGTTTGAGGCTATTTCGTGATCTCCAACATCTTGGCCTCCGCAGAAGCCACACACCCCTGCCACTTGACCAAGGTACATCACCGTTGCTCTCACAAACATGTTGTTGAACATGACAGTCGAGATAagtcctttttaaaaaaaaaaaaaaaaaaaatcttaacaaaTTGCTTATTGTTAAACATGATCACAAACTGCCCAAAGCCATCTGGGGCATGGAGACAATCTGTTGGTTGGGAGGAGGCAAAACAGGCACACTCTGTTGCAGTAGTTCCTGACTGAGGCGCAGCggttgcagctgcagcagatgaaCAGGGCTGAGAACAACAActaaaaatgttggcattttccAGAATTTGAGGGCAGGATTATCATGACTGCCTCTAGAGATTTAGCCACATCACAGGTACTACTAATTTGACGAGGCAAGTCTTTGCTGGTAGGGTGGTAAATATTTCTTCATCCTCTTTCATCCGTGAGAAAGGTGCAAATTTGAATCCGTTTGAAAAGCAGATGCAGATACGTGCTGCAGAGCTGGGTGGTCTGATGGACCTTGAGATGGGATTAGACTGCTGATGTTGACCAGATCTTGGAGTTGAGAGTCGTCCAGCCCCAGAGCCAGATTGATGTTTTGAGCTGAAAGCAATTGAGCAGATGACTGATAATGTGAAGCAATACAGGAGATCCTTCATTTGGGGTCAGTCGGTGATGAGTCATAAATAACGTCACATTGGATAGAGTGGCCATCATCTAGGATCTTGCCTGGATCCAGCATATTGCAACTAGAATCAGATGcagaaaaataagagagaaaaactCTCATGGAAAGCTCAGCCTACACAGAAAGAATGACAGACATCAGCTCAGATATTTAAAGTTCAGCCTCAttcagctgattggctggctaaATGCCTGCTGAAGGCTGATTGGACATTTAAAGTGATGCAGAAAGAGTACAGTGCAATAAGTACAGTGAGAGGTGGTCTTCCTTATTGAACTTTAGCATaagatttattaaaataatccaTGATATTAAGCAAGTGCTCTTTCGTATACTGGTTCAAAGCCTCCTCAGATGGAGTTGAAATAAAAAACTTTTATCGCAACCATTACTCACAAGCCTTTAATTGGGCCTGTTCAGGACTACCAAGTGCTCACTATAAGTTACAGACTGGAGCCTCCCCACTAACTGATGACACCACCTACCTAACTATACTCCTCCCTAGGCTTCATGCAGGTAACTGAGGTGAGTTTTTATGTAATGAAGCCCAAAAGTTTGTTGAGGTGACACCAAATTGCAACCCTGCAGTGCAAATGGATGTGCCCCTGAGAAaacctctcatctctctcagcACAACACTTTGCCCAATTTCACTGACAGTATCTTTTACAGTCTTAGTGCTTCACTCAGCTCAGTGAGCTGCAGCACCATGCAGAGCACACTATGCAGAGCACAACAGAATGACATTTTCTAATCTTTTCCTGGTCATTCAGGCTG
The DNA window shown above is from Myripristis murdjan chromosome 2, fMyrMur1.1, whole genome shotgun sequence and carries:
- the LOC115370670 gene encoding NLR family CARD domain-containing protein 3-like; this encodes MMKPFPAIPKCDLETADRLDTVDLMVQTYDEDNVEVTRKVLSKMNKNDLVQHLSGTSSGTEESLADCQHELQVNLKRKFQDLFEGITDEEERPTPLNQIYTELYITEGGSGEVNTEHEVRQIETASRKPDTPETKITCVDIFKPGRDKPIRTVMTKGVAGIGKTVLTRKFTLDWAEGKANQHVHFTFPFTFRDLNLLKGKKFSLVQLLHHYFTETKKAGIRRFEKVQVVLIFDGLDECRLPLDFKNNQILTDVTESTSVDVLLTNLIKGNLLPSARLWITTRPAAANQIPRGCVDMFTEVRGFTDQQKQEYFRKRFKDKKQASRIISHIKKSRSLHIMCHIPVFCWITATVLEDVWKISERGDLPKTLTEMYIHFLLVQSKVHNVKYHEKEETDPLWTTETKEMILSLGKLAFEQLEKGNLIFYKADLAKCGIDIKAASVYSGVFTQIFKKEYGLYKKEVFCFVHLSIQEFLAALYVFLSFINSGVNLLSEEQSTAWWPTVFNHKPKLEHLHQRAVDKALQSPNGHLDLFLRFLMGLALQTNQTLLEGLMTQTGSSSQTNQKTIQYIKEKIRDNPSPERIINLFHCLNELNDHSLVEEIQQYLRSGHLSTEELSPSQWSALVFILLSSEQDLEVFDLKKYSASEEALLRLLPVVKASKKSVLSGCNLSERSCEALAPVLSSQSSSLRELDLSNNDLHDSGVKLLSVGLESPHCRLEALRLRDCNLSEGSCAALAPVLSSQSSSLRELDLSNNYLQDSGVKLLSVELESPDCTLETLRLRGYNLSERSCAALAPVLSSQSSSLRELDLSNNDLQDSGVKLLSVELESPNCRLEALRLSGCLVTQEGCASLASALSSNPSHLRELDLSYNHPGDSGVKLLSAGLEDPTWRLEALRVDHCGEQRLKPVLRKYSCELKLDTNTANRNLVLSEDNRMVTHVRQKQPYPDHPERFDHREQILCSDGLTGLCYWEVEWEGGVDIAVTYRGISRKGNSDDCGLGYNEHSWSLDCSDDGSFAVWHNNIRTDIRSPPSNRVAVYLDWPAGSLSFYSVSSDTLIHLHTFTSTFTEPLYPAFGFGFGFGSGFEFGSSVSLCQI